Part of the Planctomycetota bacterium genome, ACCGTCACGGACTTCGCCCTCCGGCTTCCTGCCTGATGGCGAAAGTCGAGCCTAGTAGACCTTGCCCGGGTCGAACACGGGTTTGCCCTGCGCCTCCAGAGCGTCGGTGGCCTGGTTATAGCGGCGGTAGTAGCAGGTGTAGTAGCCTGCGTGGCAAGCCGCGACCTTCTGTTCCACGGCGATGGCCAGCGAGTTGCCCTCGCAGTCGGCAAACACGTCCACCACGCGCTGGGTGTGGCCCGAGGTCTCGCCCTTGAGCATGACGCGGCCCTTCGAGCGGCGAAAGACGTGGACGAGGCCCGTCGCGAGAGTCTCCTCGAGGGCGGCGCGGTTCATGTAGCACAGCGTCAGGGGCTGATGGTCCGCCGCATCGAAGATGATGGCGGGTATCAGGCCCTTGTCGTCGAAGCGAAGCTGATCGGCCAGAGGCATTCGGGTTCTCCTGGTTCGGCGGCCTGCTGCATTTTAGCACCTTGCCTGAACCCGCGCCAATCCGATATACTACTCTCGCCGCCAATCAGTTTGCAGTGGCCGCAACCAGCGTGTATCTGTTAGGGCCTCAAGCGTAGCTGCAAGCGTCCCTCTTGCGGGGGTCTCCGACAAGCGAGACGCTTGTAGACGCTTGCCGCTACACGGAAGATGTCAAACTGATTCGCGGCCAGAGCAGTAATTACACGCGGCATTGCGCCGAGGGAAAGGTTGCCATGGCCCTGATCGAACTCGAGGTGGACGACGCGTACGAGGGGATCATCGAGTTCCTCGCCACCGCGCTGCCTTCACTGCCGCTGACGCGCATCCGCCGCCTAGTGGCCCACGGCCACGCCACGGTAGGCGGCCGCCGCGTGGACCACCGCTGCGTGCCGCAGCCCGGCCAGGCCGTGGCCCTCGATGTGCCCGACACCCCCATCGTGCGCTAC contains:
- a CDS encoding phosphoribosyl-AMP cyclohydrolase, which gives rise to MPLADQLRFDDKGLIPAIIFDAADHQPLTLCYMNRAALEETLATGLVHVFRRSKGRVMLKGETSGHTQRVVDVFADCEGNSLAIAVEQKVAACHAGYYTCYYRRYNQATDALEAQGKPVFDPGKVY